The following proteins are encoded in a genomic region of Novosphingobium sp. PP1Y:
- the copC gene encoding copper homeostasis periplasmic binding protein CopC: MPRLTVTSALASLAALALVVPGVAMAHPKLVSSTPAADSSVAKPTEITLNFNETLVAPLSGIELVMTGMPGMANHKPMPISGFTTKAEGKSIKVKLPRALPAGSYTLNWHAVAADQHRIEGSYNFTVR; encoded by the coding sequence ATGCCCCGCCTGACCGTCACTTCCGCGCTGGCATCGCTTGCCGCCCTTGCTCTCGTCGTCCCCGGCGTTGCCATGGCTCACCCGAAGCTTGTGTCCTCCACGCCTGCCGCCGATTCCAGCGTCGCCAAGCCGACCGAGATCACGCTGAACTTCAATGAGACGCTGGTGGCGCCGCTTTCGGGCATCGAACTGGTGATGACGGGCATGCCGGGCATGGCCAATCACAAGCCCATGCCGATCAGCGGCTTCACCACCAAGGCCGAAGGCAAGAGCATCAAGGTCAAGCTGCCCCGAGCCCTTCCTGCCGGCAGTTACACGCTGAACTGGCATGCGGTTGCTGCCGACCAGCACCGCATCGAGGGCAGCTATAACTTCACGGTTCGCTAA
- a CDS encoding aspartate aminotransferase family protein: protein MENAPSRTPAHRSNQSLVDLDRQHLIHPVTSFRGHEAHGARVLASGDGMWLTDIEGKKVLDAFAGLWCVNVGYGQESIVEVAMEQMRRLPYATGYFHFGSEPAILLADKLASLAPEGLDHVYFTLGGSDAVDSAIRYITHYFNAIGKPEKKQFIALEWGYHGSSSNGAGLTALANFHRGFDLPRPWQHHIASPYPYRHPEGHDDAAVIASTVAAIEAKVAELGADKVAAFCCEPIQGSGGVIVPPRGWLKAIRETCDRLGILMLVDEVITGFGRTGPMFACDDEGVSPDFLTLAKGLTAGYAPMGAVLMADHVYQSIADSAPAALPVGHGFTYSGHPVSAAVGLEVIRLYENGLLENGQKTGKRFDHHLDRIRAHPLVGDTRGRGLLGAIELVSNKETKAGFAPELDIAGRLSQLTWENDVIVRCFANAVIGFAPALCCSENEMDLIFERVERSLDQLLEMPDVRQALG, encoded by the coding sequence ATGGAAAACGCTCCCTCCCGCACTCCCGCCCATCGCTCCAACCAGTCGCTGGTCGATCTCGACAGGCAGCACCTGATCCATCCCGTCACATCGTTCCGGGGACACGAGGCGCACGGCGCCCGCGTGCTGGCATCGGGCGACGGGATGTGGCTGACCGATATCGAGGGCAAGAAAGTTCTGGACGCCTTCGCCGGACTGTGGTGCGTCAACGTCGGCTACGGGCAGGAATCGATCGTCGAAGTGGCAATGGAGCAGATGCGCCGCCTGCCTTACGCTACCGGCTATTTCCACTTTGGCAGCGAACCGGCGATCCTGCTGGCCGACAAGCTCGCCTCGCTCGCGCCGGAAGGTCTCGACCACGTCTATTTCACGCTGGGCGGCTCGGACGCTGTCGACAGCGCGATCCGTTACATCACCCACTACTTCAACGCGATCGGCAAGCCCGAGAAGAAGCAGTTCATCGCTCTTGAATGGGGCTACCACGGTTCCAGCTCGAACGGCGCCGGACTGACCGCGCTGGCGAACTTCCACCGCGGTTTCGATCTGCCGCGTCCCTGGCAGCACCATATTGCCTCGCCCTATCCCTATCGTCATCCCGAAGGCCATGACGATGCCGCGGTGATTGCCTCCACGGTTGCCGCGATCGAGGCCAAGGTCGCCGAACTGGGCGCCGACAAGGTCGCGGCCTTCTGCTGCGAACCGATCCAGGGTTCGGGCGGCGTCATCGTTCCGCCCCGCGGCTGGCTCAAGGCAATCCGCGAAACCTGCGACCGGCTCGGCATCCTGATGCTCGTCGACGAAGTCATCACCGGCTTTGGCCGCACCGGCCCGATGTTCGCTTGTGACGACGAAGGCGTCTCGCCCGATTTCCTCACGCTCGCCAAGGGACTCACCGCGGGTTACGCGCCCATGGGCGCAGTGCTGATGGCCGATCATGTCTATCAGTCGATTGCAGACTCGGCCCCGGCAGCCCTGCCCGTTGGTCATGGATTCACTTATTCCGGCCACCCGGTTAGCGCTGCAGTCGGCCTCGAGGTGATCCGGCTCTATGAGAACGGTCTGCTCGAGAACGGCCAGAAGACGGGCAAGCGCTTCGACCATCACCTCGATCGAATCCGGGCGCACCCGCTTGTCGGCGATACCCGCGGACGCGGCCTGCTCGGCGCGATCGAACTGGTCAGCAACAAGGAAACCAAGGCCGGCTTCGCACCCGAACTCGACATCGCGGGCCGGCTTTCGCAGCTCACCTGGGAAAACGACGTAATCGTGCGCTGCTTCGCCAATGCCGTAATCGGCTTCGCTCCTGCACTCTGCTGTTCCGAAAACGAGATGGACCTGATATTCGAACGGGTCGAGAGGTCGCTAGATCAGTTGCTGGAAATGCCAGACGTCCGCCAGGCGCTCGGCTGA
- a CDS encoding copper resistance protein B, with amino-acid sequence MRNDFRAGRDLGHAALGVELQITPAIAGEHYLWLSQDGDVTGAAMIVGTLAFGEALRLEPRVAIGWSAQSIPAEEVGAGIGELELSARLRHQIGPVLNVYGGIIDERLVGQTRRIARAQGDDGHVTRAVIGLGLNF; translated from the coding sequence GTGCGCAACGACTTTCGGGCCGGCAGGGATCTCGGCCACGCGGCGCTGGGCGTCGAACTTCAGATTACGCCGGCGATCGCGGGCGAACATTACCTCTGGCTTTCCCAAGATGGCGATGTCACCGGCGCGGCAATGATCGTGGGTACTTTGGCCTTCGGCGAGGCGTTGCGGCTAGAGCCGCGCGTGGCGATCGGCTGGTCGGCGCAATCGATCCCGGCCGAAGAAGTGGGCGCAGGTATTGGAGAGTTGGAACTGTCTGCGCGCCTGCGCCATCAGATCGGCCCCGTGCTCAATGTCTATGGAGGTATTATCGACGAGCGGCTGGTGGGCCAAACCCGTCGGATTGCCCGGGCACAGGGTGACGACGGACATGTCACCCGTGCGGTGATCGGGCTCGGCCTGAACTTCTGA
- a CDS encoding M20 aminoacylase family protein, with amino-acid sequence MNDIADLLQPLIAFRRDIHAHPELGFAEHRTAQRIAEQLREIGLEVHEGIGGTGIVAVLRSGDGKRTLGLRADMDALPIEEQTNAAWSSTVPGCFHGCGHDGHVAMLLGAAQVLARDPGFSGTLNFIFQPAEEGLGGARHMIEDGLFDRFDCERVYALHNWPGLPAGTIATRPGAIMGAADKFKIILEGKGGHAALPQDTPDTILAAASLVQQLNSIIGRDIPPSANAVLSVTEIAGGHAHNVLPASVRIGGTVRSFDPVVQDRIEERMRQMIKGIETSFEVRSSLEYDRYYPATINDTDAAGDALDIAATVANAQLAPEPAPTSEDFSFMLQERPGAYLWLGQGRGDNPPPLHNPHYDFNDDVMETGIRLHVALARHWLQD; translated from the coding sequence ATGAACGATATTGCCGACCTGCTCCAGCCGCTAATCGCCTTTCGCCGTGACATCCATGCCCACCCCGAGCTGGGCTTTGCCGAACATCGCACCGCGCAGCGCATCGCCGAGCAGCTTCGCGAGATCGGCCTGGAAGTGCACGAAGGCATCGGCGGAACCGGCATCGTCGCGGTCCTGCGCAGCGGTGATGGCAAGCGCACGCTTGGCCTGCGCGCCGACATGGATGCGCTGCCGATCGAAGAGCAGACCAATGCCGCTTGGTCGAGCACGGTCCCCGGCTGCTTCCACGGCTGCGGCCATGACGGGCACGTCGCGATGCTGCTGGGCGCGGCGCAGGTGCTCGCGCGCGATCCGGGCTTCTCGGGAACACTCAACTTCATCTTCCAGCCCGCCGAGGAAGGCCTTGGCGGTGCACGGCACATGATCGAGGATGGGCTGTTCGACCGCTTCGACTGCGAACGGGTCTATGCCCTGCACAACTGGCCGGGCCTGCCGGCCGGAACAATCGCGACGCGCCCCGGCGCGATCATGGGCGCGGCCGACAAGTTCAAGATCATACTTGAAGGCAAGGGTGGTCACGCCGCTTTGCCGCAAGACACGCCCGACACGATCCTGGCCGCGGCAAGCCTTGTGCAGCAGCTCAATAGCATTATCGGCCGCGACATCCCGCCCAGTGCCAATGCCGTCCTCTCCGTCACCGAAATCGCCGGCGGCCATGCCCACAACGTGCTCCCCGCCAGCGTGCGCATCGGCGGCACCGTGCGCAGTTTCGATCCTGTCGTGCAAGACCGCATCGAAGAGCGCATGCGCCAGATGATCAAGGGCATCGAGACGTCCTTCGAAGTGCGCAGCTCGCTCGAATACGATCGCTATTACCCGGCAACGATCAACGATACCGATGCGGCTGGGGATGCTCTCGATATTGCTGCGACGGTCGCCAACGCGCAATTGGCACCGGAACCGGCTCCGACATCGGAGGACTTCTCCTTCATGTTGCAGGAGCGGCCCGGCGCTTATCTGTGGCTCGGCCAGGGACGAGGAGACAATCCGCCGCCGCTGCACAACCCGCATTACGACTTCAACGACGATGTGATGGAAACAGGTATTCGCCTGCACGTAGCGCTCGCCCGCCACTGGCTGCAGGACTGA
- a CDS encoding FAD-binding oxidoreductase, whose amino-acid sequence MKLTSYWLDTVAPFSGRSRQPVGGKADVVIVGAGLTGTSAALSLARKGADVVVLEADVVGSQASGRSGGMCNNGFAQDYRMMAEAIGIEKANTLYRAFDAGVDTVERLVQEEDIDCSFARNGKLKLAARPEHYDKLARTQELLARQVDSDTYMVSREGLAGEIGSDRYYGGMVFAKSAGLHVGRFVRGLGEAAARRGAQIHEQTPVTGIRRTASGSFEVTTPRGKIEAGQVLLASGISGVGPLGWFRRRIIPVGSFIIATEPLSDERLNQIMPRRRMATDTKNIVNYFRHLPDNRLLFGGRARFAVSDPESDVKSGKLLQAALLDVFPQLADVRIDYCWGGMVDMTRDRLPRAGQRQDGLYYSMGYSGHGTQMATYMGTVMAEVMDGNVDLNPWRDFDWPAIPGHFGKPWFLPIVGTYYHLKDRFT is encoded by the coding sequence ATGAAACTGACCTCATACTGGCTCGATACCGTCGCCCCCTTCTCCGGACGCTCCAGGCAACCGGTGGGCGGCAAGGCCGACGTCGTCATTGTCGGAGCCGGATTGACCGGCACATCGGCTGCGCTTTCACTGGCAAGGAAAGGCGCCGACGTCGTCGTCCTGGAGGCAGACGTCGTCGGTAGCCAGGCCTCGGGCCGCAGCGGCGGAATGTGCAACAACGGCTTCGCGCAGGATTACCGCATGATGGCCGAGGCGATCGGCATCGAGAAAGCCAACACGCTCTACCGGGCCTTCGACGCGGGCGTCGATACTGTCGAACGGCTGGTGCAGGAAGAAGACATCGACTGCAGCTTTGCCCGGAACGGAAAGCTCAAGCTCGCAGCGCGCCCGGAGCACTATGACAAGCTGGCACGAACCCAGGAATTGCTGGCCCGGCAGGTGGACTCCGACACCTACATGGTCAGCCGCGAGGGACTGGCCGGGGAGATCGGCTCCGATCGGTATTACGGCGGCATGGTCTTCGCCAAGAGCGCAGGTCTGCACGTCGGCCGGTTCGTGCGCGGCCTTGGCGAAGCGGCGGCACGGCGCGGCGCGCAGATCCACGAGCAGACGCCCGTGACCGGAATCCGCCGGACCGCGAGCGGCAGCTTCGAAGTAACCACCCCGCGCGGCAAGATCGAAGCTGGACAGGTCCTGCTTGCCAGCGGCATTTCCGGGGTCGGGCCGCTTGGCTGGTTTCGCCGCCGCATCATCCCCGTCGGCAGCTTCATCATCGCCACAGAGCCGCTTTCGGACGAACGGCTCAATCAGATCATGCCGCGCCGGCGCATGGCTACCGATACCAAGAACATCGTCAACTATTTCCGTCACCTGCCCGACAATCGCCTGCTGTTCGGCGGCCGTGCGCGCTTTGCCGTTTCCGATCCCGAATCCGACGTGAAAAGCGGCAAGCTGCTTCAGGCCGCGCTGCTCGATGTCTTCCCCCAGCTTGCCGATGTCCGCATCGACTATTGCTGGGGCGGCATGGTCGACATGACCCGTGATCGCCTGCCGCGCGCCGGCCAACGCCAGGACGGGCTCTACTATTCGATGGGCTACAGCGGTCACGGCACGCAGATGGCCACCTACATGGGCACAGTCATGGCCGAGGTGATGGACGGCAATGTCGACCTAAACCCCTGGAGGGACTTCGACTGGCCCGCCATCCCCGGCCATTTCGGCAAGCCCTGGTTCCTGCCCATCGTGGGCACTTATTATCACCTCAAGGACCGTTTCACATGA
- a CDS encoding GNAT family N-acetyltransferase, producing MTDAVSEPVALTVEDLPQAVGLSTALSWPHRLEDWRFGYDLGHGLALRQGDRLVGTAMAWNYGPDFATVGSIIVDSQFKGQRLGSRIFDALMDTLGERSVILAATLDGLELYRRRGFVGFDQICQYQGLAANLADEAASTAVEKAVGTDLPIVLELDAAATGMARRELIARLVEAGDLRVLRGQGDRPRGYAITRDFGRGQVIGPVIAECEEDARTLIADALSRLQGRFVRIDTSIGLGLGPWLETQGLAHVDTVEAMVRGNRPQPKGPARVYALSSQSLG from the coding sequence ATGACGGACGCAGTATCCGAACCCGTTGCCCTTACAGTCGAAGACCTGCCGCAGGCAGTGGGTCTGTCCACTGCGCTGTCCTGGCCGCATCGCCTCGAAGACTGGCGCTTCGGCTACGATCTGGGCCATGGCCTTGCCTTGCGGCAGGGAGACAGGCTGGTCGGCACGGCAATGGCCTGGAACTATGGCCCGGACTTTGCCACCGTCGGCTCGATCATCGTCGACAGCCAGTTCAAGGGCCAGCGATTGGGCTCGCGCATCTTCGATGCCTTGATGGACACACTCGGCGAACGCTCCGTCATCCTCGCCGCCACGCTCGATGGCCTCGAGCTTTATCGGCGGCGCGGGTTCGTCGGTTTCGACCAAATCTGTCAGTACCAGGGCCTGGCAGCCAACCTTGCGGATGAGGCCGCGTCAACCGCCGTGGAAAAGGCCGTGGGCACCGATCTTCCCATCGTGCTCGAGCTCGACGCGGCGGCAACGGGTATGGCGCGACGCGAGCTGATAGCCCGCCTGGTAGAAGCCGGAGACCTGCGCGTACTGCGCGGGCAAGGCGATCGCCCGCGCGGATATGCGATTACCCGCGATTTCGGCCGCGGCCAGGTGATCGGGCCGGTCATCGCCGAATGCGAAGAGGACGCCCGCACATTGATAGCCGATGCGCTTTCACGCCTGCAGGGCCGCTTCGTGCGGATCGACACCTCAATCGGCCTGGGACTGGGGCCGTGGCTGGAAACGCAAGGATTGGCGCACGTTGACACCGTCGAGGCCATGGTTCGCGGCAATCGTCCGCAGCCGAAGGGCCCGGCCCGGGTCTATGCCCTTTCCAGCCAGTCACTGGGCTAG
- a CDS encoding aldehyde dehydrogenase family protein, with product MTDPISHLAASGRFDRILVGGHWIEPLSSRTAPVIDPASEETIAHVVLAGPDDVDAAVAAARGAFPGWAATPVAQRARLLSRVHELILERAELLAQAISQEMGSAITFARAAHVPFAAEHVRVAAENLADYPFLHMRGTTAIAREPIGVCGLITPWNWPLYQITAKVAPALAAGCTVILKPSELAPLSALLFAEIICDAGIPAGVFNLVSGSGPDVGEALSAHADIDMISITGSTRAGVLVSKSAAETVKRVALELGGKSPNVVLPDADLARAVPPGIASCYRNVGQSCSAPTRMIVPREKLAEVERIAAETAAQFVVGDPRDERTTHGPIANRAQFERVQYMIGVGISEGAKLVCGGSGKPEGLERGFYARPTIFSEVTSDMAIAQDEVFGPVLVIIPYDSVEEAVAIANDTIYGLGAHVQGTDMDQVRAVARRIRSGQVHLNYPAWDPQAPFGGYKRSGNGREYGIEGMEEFLEIKAMVGYEPS from the coding sequence ATGACCGATCCCATCTCCCACCTTGCAGCATCGGGCCGCTTCGACCGCATCCTTGTCGGCGGGCACTGGATCGAGCCGCTGTCCAGCCGGACCGCCCCGGTCATCGACCCCGCCAGCGAAGAAACGATCGCCCATGTCGTGCTGGCCGGGCCGGACGACGTCGATGCCGCCGTCGCGGCCGCGCGCGGGGCCTTCCCGGGCTGGGCAGCGACGCCCGTCGCGCAACGGGCGAGACTGCTCTCGCGAGTCCATGAGCTGATCCTCGAGCGGGCCGAGCTTCTCGCTCAGGCGATCTCGCAGGAGATGGGCTCGGCCATCACTTTCGCGCGCGCGGCTCACGTTCCCTTCGCGGCCGAACACGTTCGCGTTGCGGCGGAAAATCTTGCCGACTATCCTTTCCTGCACATGCGCGGGACGACCGCGATCGCACGCGAGCCGATCGGCGTATGCGGACTGATCACTCCGTGGAACTGGCCACTCTATCAGATCACCGCCAAAGTCGCGCCTGCACTTGCCGCCGGCTGCACAGTCATCCTCAAGCCCAGCGAGCTGGCCCCGCTGAGCGCGCTGCTCTTTGCCGAGATCATCTGCGATGCCGGCATTCCGGCAGGGGTGTTCAACCTCGTGAGCGGCTCCGGGCCGGACGTGGGCGAAGCTCTCTCCGCACACGCCGACATCGACATGATTTCCATCACCGGATCGACCCGCGCGGGCGTGCTAGTGTCGAAATCGGCCGCCGAAACAGTCAAGCGCGTCGCCCTGGAACTGGGCGGAAAGTCCCCCAACGTCGTCCTGCCAGATGCCGACCTGGCACGCGCGGTTCCGCCCGGCATCGCCTCTTGCTACCGCAACGTGGGCCAGTCGTGCAGCGCTCCCACCCGCATGATCGTTCCGCGCGAGAAGCTCGCCGAAGTCGAACGCATCGCGGCCGAGACTGCCGCACAATTCGTCGTCGGCGATCCGCGCGACGAGCGCACGACACATGGTCCCATCGCCAACCGCGCCCAGTTCGAGCGGGTGCAGTACATGATCGGGGTCGGTATTTCCGAAGGCGCAAAGCTCGTGTGCGGCGGCAGCGGCAAACCGGAGGGGCTGGAACGCGGGTTCTACGCCAGGCCGACGATTTTTTCGGAAGTCACCTCGGACATGGCGATCGCCCAGGACGAGGTCTTCGGGCCGGTCCTCGTCATCATACCTTATGACAGCGTAGAAGAAGCCGTAGCGATCGCCAACGACACGATCTATGGCCTCGGCGCCCATGTCCAGGGCACGGACATGGATCAGGTCCGCGCCGTGGCCCGCCGCATCCGGTCGGGACAGGTACATCTCAACTATCCGGCATGGGACCCTCAGGCGCCCTTTGGTGGTTACAAACGTTCCGGTAACGGCCGCGAATACGGCATCGAGGGCATGGAAGAGTTCCTCGAGATCAAGGCCATGGTCGGATACGAGCCGAGTTGA
- the copD gene encoding copper homeostasis membrane protein CopD codes for MADGILIASRLAAFVLLLLAAGLPIYQLTDGRRIAGKQQRWLMAMLALGAFAASCLWALASVAVMAATSLTDLDAATVTAVLGATPLGDVLIIRSAALAALVLLALAVPRHAVLAPLGALALATCAWTGHAGAGEGTLGALHEVSDVIHLLAAATWVGALACFVRDGASRGNDAEWVTVLSRFARTGTLIVVLLAVTGIANGYLITGPSGLVPASTWSLLIAAKILLFIAMLGLAAHNRWHLVPALDTGQPGARARLSRSLVVETACALGVVALVAIAGMLNPS; via the coding sequence GTGGCAGACGGCATCCTGATCGCATCGCGGCTTGCTGCATTCGTACTGCTCCTGCTCGCAGCAGGGTTGCCGATCTACCAACTGACTGACGGACGGCGGATCGCAGGCAAGCAACAGCGTTGGCTCATGGCCATGCTTGCGCTTGGTGCATTCGCCGCTTCGTGCCTTTGGGCCCTTGCCTCGGTCGCCGTCATGGCCGCGACTTCGCTCACGGATCTGGACGCGGCAACGGTTACCGCCGTGCTGGGGGCGACCCCGCTCGGCGATGTCCTGATCATACGATCCGCCGCACTTGCCGCGCTGGTGCTTCTGGCGCTGGCGGTCCCGCGCCATGCCGTGCTGGCCCCCTTGGGCGCACTGGCTCTGGCAACCTGCGCCTGGACTGGACATGCCGGTGCCGGAGAAGGGACGCTCGGCGCGCTCCACGAGGTCTCGGACGTAATCCACCTGCTCGCGGCGGCGACATGGGTGGGAGCCCTCGCCTGCTTTGTCCGCGATGGGGCGAGCCGCGGCAACGACGCGGAGTGGGTCACGGTCCTCTCGCGATTTGCCCGGACGGGCACCCTGATCGTCGTCCTTCTCGCCGTGACCGGCATTGCCAACGGCTACCTGATTACCGGACCTTCCGGCCTGGTGCCGGCTAGCACCTGGTCGCTGCTCATCGCTGCAAAGATCCTGCTGTTCATCGCCATGCTGGGACTCGCAGCCCACAACCGCTGGCACCTCGTGCCCGCGCTCGACACCGGACAGCCGGGAGCGAGGGCGCGTCTCAGCCGCTCGCTGGTCGTCGAAACCGCCTGCGCCCTGGGCGTCGTCGCCCTCGTCGCCATCGCGGGCATGCTCAATCCTTCCTAG
- a CDS encoding Lrp/AsnC family transcriptional regulator: MALGPKLDRIDLKILAMLQQCGRITNVELSDAVGLSPSPCLTRVKRLESAGYITGYGAHINLNKLGEFLTVFTEVTLSEHRRGDFSRFEMRIAKIDEIVECHLVSGGYDYLLKFAARGVTHYQSLIEEMLESDYGIEKYFSYVVIKSPFIKHHFPIQNLFGE, encoded by the coding sequence ATGGCCTTGGGCCCCAAACTCGATCGCATCGATCTCAAGATCCTGGCGATGCTGCAGCAGTGCGGGCGCATCACCAATGTAGAGCTTTCCGATGCTGTCGGGCTTTCGCCCAGTCCTTGCCTGACCCGCGTCAAACGGCTGGAAAGTGCCGGATACATCACCGGCTACGGCGCGCACATCAATCTCAACAAGCTTGGCGAATTCCTCACCGTCTTCACCGAAGTGACGCTGAGCGAGCACCGGCGCGGCGATTTCTCGCGCTTCGAAATGCGCATCGCCAAGATCGACGAGATCGTCGAATGCCACCTTGTCAGCGGCGGCTACGACTACCTCCTCAAGTTCGCGGCCCGCGGCGTTACCCATTACCAGTCGCTCATCGAGGAAATGCTTGAAAGCGATTATGGCATAGAGAAGTATTTCAGCTACGTCGTGATCAAGAGCCCCTTCATCAAGCACCACTTTCCGATCCAGAACCTGTTCGGCGAATGA